From Leptospira ryugenii, a single genomic window includes:
- a CDS encoding ankyrin repeat domain-containing protein, whose product MKNPKFYFVSLCILLFCSSTLVATPVDLFEAMSWEKVEDLNAGIKKGGNVNQIDPDYEISILMKAIETTKPELVKALLDAKANVNLKIPKTQKTALMHFMEKYTMVLENGTGENSEYVDDENMLSIFKMLIKAGARATDKDADGKSVLSYAIDSTYVPQSTYIMKQIIALKADPNEMFSNDIKKSICYYVAEDSTGYKSNAFRIFLEQKLCDPNKVYKEKNQRTNTLLYIAVSKNDVELVKLLLDAGANPNIGASDTMMDYLPLFSAISNREIFTTLLKKKANPNSVENDIHIMEHAARNLPDDEEGEALIDLLLQMGSDINHPKLFDAYTNDNKAVYASQVVGKERLETYLVRKGALDKERLKLKKGKK is encoded by the coding sequence GTGAAAAATCCAAAATTTTACTTTGTTTCTCTTTGTATCTTGTTGTTTTGTTCGTCCACGCTAGTCGCTACACCCGTTGACCTTTTTGAGGCAATGTCTTGGGAAAAGGTAGAGGATCTGAATGCAGGAATCAAAAAAGGAGGCAATGTAAATCAAATTGATCCTGATTATGAAATCTCGATACTGATGAAAGCAATCGAAACCACCAAACCAGAATTAGTGAAAGCACTCTTGGACGCAAAAGCGAACGTCAATCTCAAGATTCCTAAAACGCAAAAAACAGCGCTGATGCACTTCATGGAAAAGTACACAATGGTCTTAGAGAATGGTACTGGCGAAAACAGTGAGTATGTAGATGATGAAAATATGCTCTCAATATTCAAAATGTTAATTAAGGCTGGGGCGAGGGCAACGGATAAAGACGCTGATGGTAAATCTGTGTTGAGTTATGCGATCGACTCAACATATGTTCCTCAAAGTACATATATCATGAAACAGATCATTGCATTAAAAGCAGATCCCAACGAGATGTTCAGCAATGATATCAAAAAGTCTATCTGCTATTATGTTGCGGAAGATTCGACAGGGTATAAGTCCAATGCCTTTCGGATCTTTTTAGAGCAAAAATTATGTGATCCAAATAAAGTATACAAGGAAAAAAACCAGAGAACCAATACCTTATTGTACATCGCCGTCTCCAAGAATGATGTAGAGCTCGTAAAACTTCTCTTGGATGCAGGTGCCAATCCAAATATTGGTGCCTCCGATACAATGATGGATTACCTTCCCCTATTTTCAGCGATTTCGAATCGCGAAATTTTTACGACCCTCCTGAAGAAAAAAGCAAATCCAAATTCGGTAGAGAATGATATTCATATTATGGAACATGCTGCGAGAAATCTTCCCGATGATGAAGAAGGCGAAGCCCTCATTGATTTGTTGTTACAAATGGGGAGTGATATTAACCATCCTAAGTTGTTTGATGCCTACACAAATGATAACAAGGCAGTCTATGCAAGTCAAGTAGTGGGTAAAGAGAGGTTGGAAACGTATTTAGTTCGGAAAGGTGCTTTGGACAAAGAGAGATTGAAACTGAAAAAAGGGAAGAAGTAA
- a CDS encoding SpoIIE family protein phosphatase, with product MNRNSLFWELTLKLEAFTHTVPVPFAVYYAIITQKMETEKWMIFVGLCIGFATGIGLLGTVLRYFLIKNLFAKIEKIKVPEKGSNIDYTYRDRDYAKSVKLYLFKYPLVEAFIIVIRWFSGVIPIISLYTYIVEYTPSVIRSGFFTLAMIPPISFVTYYFISENSLRPLFTLPQIKNIEIKPDEIPRFDYFKRILISFFSLAALPVSVLSYILYSVSSGEVRVEQPLVPIVIVSSIFIIPLIVCSYVVADTVRQGLNETNRSLNEVAKGNFDIVITPNSGDEFGQQAFVLNDVIQKLREMYAEIIGLNESLEEKVKLRTFELDQSLQELRKLKFQQDGDYYLTYQLLNPLGFQDVQSEKVTVDFFLRQKKQFEFKSNQYDIGGDINIAHSILLKDKKYLLVANADAMGKSMQGAGGALVFGAVFQSLVQRTRINEAFSQLTPNQWLSTSFEEMQRVFEAFDGTMLVSTVIGLLEEETGTLYFLNAEHPYPVLYRDAKACYLEQKNQYFKLGTLGSLPRIEATKIQLNPGDIILLGSDGKDDLLIAMPDGENEINLDDKLFLREVESKGANLSQIFKGLSEVGTIIDDFSLIRLEYMGVTRKQELFSKDGKQLYKEAKRLYHRGKTYDSIRILQNLVEAESNAGPRLKKELAKLFYVYGDLSSAASYGEDYLKVYRDDLEFGYFLSKVYKKVGKLSEALLLAESIRNRAPKKSKYLVHLFHLYVKNAKNERAAAILKDLKIIGLPLEDWEALASLLQ from the coding sequence GTGAATCGTAACTCCTTATTCTGGGAATTGACTCTAAAACTAGAAGCCTTTACTCATACGGTTCCAGTCCCCTTTGCCGTCTACTATGCGATCATTACGCAAAAAATGGAGACCGAAAAATGGATGATTTTTGTCGGACTCTGCATTGGTTTTGCCACTGGTATTGGACTACTCGGAACTGTACTTCGTTATTTTCTCATCAAAAACCTCTTTGCAAAAATCGAAAAAATCAAAGTTCCAGAAAAAGGTTCGAATATCGACTATACTTACCGAGATCGGGACTATGCAAAATCGGTCAAACTGTACCTTTTTAAATACCCTCTTGTCGAAGCCTTCATCATTGTCATCCGTTGGTTTTCGGGTGTCATTCCGATCATCAGTCTTTATACATATATCGTAGAGTACACACCTTCCGTCATTCGCTCAGGTTTTTTTACCTTGGCGATGATTCCTCCCATATCTTTTGTCACCTATTATTTCATTAGTGAAAACTCTCTCAGGCCATTATTCACTCTTCCCCAAATCAAAAACATAGAAATAAAACCGGATGAGATTCCTCGATTTGATTATTTTAAGAGAATACTGATTTCGTTTTTTTCATTGGCCGCATTACCAGTATCAGTTTTATCATATATTCTCTATTCCGTTTCAAGTGGCGAAGTTCGAGTTGAGCAGCCACTCGTGCCAATCGTGATTGTTTCCTCCATCTTTATCATCCCTCTAATTGTCTGTTCTTACGTAGTAGCAGATACCGTAAGACAAGGATTAAATGAAACAAATCGTTCCTTGAATGAAGTTGCAAAAGGAAATTTTGATATCGTGATCACACCTAACTCAGGCGATGAGTTTGGCCAACAGGCATTTGTGTTAAATGATGTTATCCAAAAACTTCGAGAGATGTATGCCGAAATAATCGGTTTAAACGAAAGTTTAGAAGAGAAAGTTAAATTAAGAACATTCGAATTAGACCAATCCCTCCAAGAACTTCGAAAATTAAAATTCCAGCAAGATGGGGACTACTACTTAACCTACCAATTGCTAAACCCCCTAGGATTCCAAGATGTCCAAAGCGAGAAGGTTACAGTCGATTTTTTCCTGCGACAGAAAAAGCAATTTGAATTTAAGTCCAATCAGTATGATATAGGTGGTGACATCAACATTGCTCATTCCATCCTCTTAAAGGATAAAAAATACCTCCTAGTCGCCAATGCAGATGCTATGGGCAAATCAATGCAAGGTGCTGGTGGCGCCTTAGTTTTCGGTGCAGTATTCCAATCTTTAGTCCAAAGGACTCGAATCAATGAAGCATTCTCACAACTTACGCCAAACCAATGGCTAAGCACTTCATTTGAAGAGATGCAAAGAGTTTTCGAGGCGTTTGATGGCACCATGTTAGTTTCTACAGTGATTGGCTTACTAGAAGAAGAAACTGGCACCTTATACTTCTTAAATGCTGAACATCCGTATCCAGTTCTTTACCGCGATGCCAAAGCTTGCTATTTAGAACAAAAAAATCAGTACTTCAAACTTGGAACTTTGGGAAGTCTCCCTAGAATTGAGGCGACAAAAATCCAACTCAATCCTGGTGACATCATCCTTTTGGGATCTGATGGAAAAGACGACCTCCTGATTGCCATGCCAGATGGAGAAAATGAAATCAATTTAGATGATAAATTATTTTTACGAGAAGTAGAATCAAAAGGGGCCAACCTTTCTCAAATATTCAAAGGTCTATCTGAAGTAGGTACCATCATTGATGACTTTTCCTTGATCCGATTAGAATATATGGGTGTCACTCGGAAACAAGAATTGTTTTCTAAGGATGGGAAACAATTGTACAAAGAGGCAAAACGACTTTACCACCGAGGCAAAACATATGACTCGATCCGAATTTTACAAAACTTAGTAGAGGCTGAGTCAAACGCAGGCCCAAGGCTCAAAAAGGAACTGGCAAAACTCTTTTATGTGTATGGTGATCTTAGCTCTGCCGCATCGTATGGCGAAGATTATTTGAAAGTATACCGTGATGACCTTGAGTTTGGTTATTTTCTATCCAAAGTCTACAAAAAAGTCGGGAAACTTTCTGAAGCACTTTTACTGGCAGAGTCGATCAGAAACCGAGCTCCCAAAAAAAGCAAATACTTAGTCCATTTATTTCATCTTTACGTAAAAAATGCAAAAAACGAAAGGGCCGCAGCGATTCTCAAAGACTTAAAAATCATCGGACTGCCTTTGGAAGATTGGGAAGCACTTGCCTCCCTCCTCCAATAA
- a CDS encoding MFS transporter: MNKNTLPLRTKAGYAFAETGITAVQFVTQIYLLKFYTDVIGLSPSLAGIALSISVIWDAISDPLMGNLSDRTSSRWGRRRPFILVGGLLLSLSILILFSPTTLSSQFGKFTYLLCSYLLVNTAMTIISVPHIALGGELTFERNERTSIFGWRLFFSNIGMLVGMLVPAIVLQTLSNENNIENVKYSRAIASEIIALVIAFSSIITFLVTRGRDESLIQATEKSHFFQSMRSVWSNKVFLPLLIAFIIATIGRTFNTAIALYYYQYRLGLKESDVVLNILLPFFLVLMLSIPFWVWISKKVGKKIPAFWGIFLLGVLTMIAYPLFPYGELRPPLIVAFFGGVFAGSILIMDSILTDVVDYDEWKSKEKREGIYFGFWKMGVKFSQAFGIAISGFLLDFIGFLPEANEQIPELGFRLSLIFGPLVGLFFVLGALLFLLYPLSDKKHLAIQRRILRRRKEIKSI; this comes from the coding sequence ATGAACAAAAACACCCTACCTCTTAGAACTAAAGCTGGCTATGCATTTGCTGAGACCGGCATCACAGCCGTACAATTTGTCACTCAAATTTATTTACTAAAATTCTATACCGATGTAATTGGACTCAGTCCGAGCCTAGCAGGGATAGCATTATCTATCTCAGTTATTTGGGACGCAATCAGCGATCCTCTCATGGGAAATCTTTCTGATAGAACTTCCTCCCGATGGGGGCGTAGACGGCCATTTATCCTAGTTGGTGGATTGTTACTTTCCCTTTCCATTTTAATCCTATTTTCACCTACAACACTTAGTTCCCAATTTGGGAAATTTACTTATTTACTCTGCTCTTATCTTTTAGTAAATACAGCAATGACCATCATCTCCGTACCTCACATTGCATTAGGTGGAGAGCTTACATTTGAAAGGAATGAAAGAACTTCAATCTTTGGCTGGCGACTATTTTTTAGCAACATTGGTATGTTAGTCGGTATGTTAGTTCCCGCAATTGTTTTACAGACACTGTCAAATGAAAACAATATTGAGAATGTTAAATATTCGAGAGCAATCGCAAGTGAGATCATTGCCCTTGTGATTGCATTTAGTTCTATCATAACATTTTTGGTAACTCGTGGACGAGATGAATCTCTGATACAAGCTACAGAAAAATCTCATTTCTTTCAATCAATGAGATCGGTATGGTCAAATAAAGTATTTCTACCTCTTTTGATTGCCTTTATCATTGCAACGATCGGTAGGACATTCAATACCGCCATTGCTCTTTATTATTATCAATACAGGCTCGGCCTAAAAGAGTCAGATGTGGTTTTAAATATCCTTTTGCCATTTTTTCTAGTCTTGATGCTATCCATTCCCTTTTGGGTTTGGATCTCCAAAAAAGTTGGTAAAAAAATACCCGCGTTTTGGGGAATCTTTCTTTTAGGTGTATTGACGATGATCGCCTATCCGCTGTTTCCTTATGGAGAATTAAGACCTCCCTTGATAGTTGCATTCTTTGGTGGTGTGTTTGCAGGCTCTATTTTGATCATGGATTCTATCCTAACTGATGTTGTAGACTATGACGAATGGAAATCCAAAGAAAAGAGAGAAGGCATCTATTTTGGCTTTTGGAAGATGGGTGTTAAATTCTCACAAGCCTTCGGTATCGCCATCTCGGGATTTTTATTGGATTTTATTGGCTTTTTGCCAGAAGCAAATGAACAAATACCAGAATTGGGGTTTCGTCTCTCACTGATCTTTGGCCCACTGGTGGGACTCTTTTTTGTATTAGGTGCACTTCTTTTCTTACTGTATCCACTAAGCGATAAAAAACATTTGGCTATCCAAAGACGGATCCTTCGCCGAAGAAAGGAAATCAAATCAATCTAA
- a CDS encoding adenylate/guanylate cyclase domain-containing protein — MIEKEKQNQILVGAILVYFLVPISANFFALLFGDYTSSTFLPKADLTLFNFIMSSRDLLMVMINWGPFPIVSILISIYSYPLVRYILGKELSPSEIEVARRRLINTPFMISLLGLIGWETATTLSVFRSMQLLPVPDMDPVYRTFLVFAFWGFFVFAFTFFTVDYLGKKFLIPCFFPEGGLGKYVETSRFSLVSKSVIIWFSISFFPITLMLFSLLNRSSQRLSDILFVLQSDRLFQLCFVLLFFSFWIVLVHARSIQEPLKILEEATYKIKDQLFETKVIVNSTDELAILADSFNDMVRGLEEKERIKDTFGRIVDPRVRDYLLNNKHELGGKTVDATILFSDLRDFTQLSENRSPEAVLNLLNRYFQAMSDAIESEGGFINKFIGDAILAVFGTPIPLHEPELVAFRTAKKMQSNLESLNKELERDGLPSLKMGIGIHRGSVLIGNIGAQNRMEFTVIGDTVNTASRVEGLCKGLNKQLLLTEAMYQCLPEGERKQVAFLGEFELKGRLTKENIYG; from the coding sequence ATGATAGAAAAAGAGAAACAAAATCAGATTTTGGTAGGTGCAATTCTCGTTTACTTTCTTGTGCCTATTTCTGCAAATTTTTTCGCTCTACTCTTTGGAGATTACACTTCGTCCACTTTTTTACCTAAAGCTGACTTAACACTTTTTAATTTTATCATGTCTTCACGTGATCTTTTAATGGTCATGATCAATTGGGGTCCATTTCCGATAGTGAGTATACTCATTTCGATCTATAGTTATCCGCTGGTGCGGTATATACTTGGGAAAGAACTGTCACCTAGCGAAATAGAGGTGGCTAGGAGACGATTGATCAACACTCCTTTTATGATCAGTTTGCTGGGTCTTATAGGATGGGAGACTGCCACCACACTGTCTGTCTTCCGATCTATGCAGCTTTTACCTGTACCCGACATGGACCCAGTGTACCGGACCTTTTTGGTGTTTGCATTTTGGGGATTTTTTGTTTTTGCATTTACTTTCTTCACGGTTGACTATCTTGGAAAAAAATTTCTCATCCCTTGTTTTTTCCCAGAAGGAGGTTTAGGTAAGTATGTGGAAACAAGTCGATTCTCATTGGTTTCCAAATCTGTAATCATTTGGTTTTCCATCTCCTTTTTCCCCATTACACTCATGCTCTTCAGTTTACTGAATCGGTCTTCCCAGAGACTGTCTGATATTTTGTTCGTATTGCAATCCGATCGACTATTCCAACTCTGTTTTGTTTTATTGTTTTTTTCCTTTTGGATCGTTTTGGTGCATGCCCGAAGCATCCAAGAGCCTTTGAAAATTTTAGAAGAGGCTACTTACAAAATCAAAGACCAATTGTTTGAAACAAAAGTGATTGTCAATAGTACAGACGAGTTAGCAATCCTAGCAGACTCATTTAATGATATGGTGCGTGGTTTAGAAGAAAAGGAAAGGATCAAAGATACTTTTGGTAGAATCGTTGACCCAAGGGTTCGCGACTATCTTCTCAACAACAAACATGAACTAGGTGGAAAAACTGTGGATGCCACCATTCTATTTTCAGATTTAAGGGACTTTACTCAATTGTCTGAAAATCGTTCCCCAGAAGCAGTTCTCAATTTATTGAATCGATACTTCCAAGCCATGAGTGACGCCATAGAATCGGAAGGTGGATTCATCAATAAATTCATCGGTGATGCTATACTCGCTGTATTTGGTACACCCATCCCCTTACATGAGCCAGAACTCGTTGCCTTCCGAACCGCAAAGAAAATGCAATCCAATCTAGAATCTTTGAACAAAGAACTAGAGAGGGATGGTCTTCCCTCTCTAAAAATGGGGATTGGTATCCATCGAGGTTCTGTTTTGATCGGAAATATTGGAGCTCAAAACCGTATGGAGTTTACAGTGATCGGAGATACAGTGAACACCGCCTCCCGCGTGGAAGGTCTTTGCAAAGGTCTTAACAAGCAGCTACTCCTGACTGAAGCGATGTACCAATGCCTTCCCGAAGGGGAAAGAAAGCAGGTTGCCTTTCTCGGGGAATTCGAACTCAAGGGCCGTTTAACAAAAGAGAATATCTACGGTTAA